In Hemibagrus wyckioides isolate EC202008001 linkage group LG21, SWU_Hwy_1.0, whole genome shotgun sequence, the following proteins share a genomic window:
- the ghrh gene encoding somatoliberin translates to MMERAVVLVLCWTVMLGLCTPLYPSLRFGQRATAILMSSSLDDPLQPPTDYRSARSQHVEFRSGRHADAIFTNSYRKVLGQISARKFLQTITGKGSGSRPESEHYVKRQAGIFEDTYKQDLMSIKREHSYREQQRGRQGFSLQCSGCACGVLLNRKCPENRRRK, encoded by the exons ATGATGGAGCGAGCTGTCGTGTTGGTGTTGTGCTGGACGGTGATGCTCGGACTCTGCACACCGCTCTATCCTTCACTACG GTTCGGTCAGAGAGCCACTGCGATACTGATGAGCTCCTCGCTGGACGATCCCCTGCAGCCCCCGACAGACTACAGATCCGCCCGGAGTCAGCATGTCGAGTTCAG GTCTGGAAGGCATGCAGACGCCATCTTTACCAACAGCTACCGCAAAGTTCTCGGTCAAATATCTGCTAGAAAGTTCCTCCAGACGATCACAGGAAAAGGATCTGG AAGCCGGCCAGAATCTGAACACTACGTAAAACGGCAGGCAGGAATTTTCGAGGACACATACAAGCAGGACCTGATGTCCATCAAGAGGGAACACAGCTATAGGGAGCAGCAGAGAGGACGTCAAGGCTTTag tcttcagtgcAGCGGCTGTGCTTGTGGTGTGCTGCTGAACAGGAAGTGTCCGGAGAATCGGCGCAGAAAGTGA